In a genomic window of Corynebacterium choanae:
- the clpB gene encoding ATP-dependent chaperone ClpB, whose translation MSQFTPTTKTAEALQDALQMASQAGNPEIKAGHLLLALLNAQDSIARPVLTAAGVDPAALQSKAKALVAGYPTASGANMGKPQFDRDGLNTLTAAQELAGELGDDYVSTEVLLAALARGDHDAGKLLSEAGATYDAIRAAFATVRGSKRVTTEDPEGQFQALEKYSTDLTARAREGKLDPVIGRDEEIRRVVQVLSRRTKNNPVLIGEPGVGKTAIVEGLARRIVAGDVPESLRGKTLISLDLGSMVAGAKYRGEFEERLKAVLDEIKEADGQIITFIDEIHTIVGAGATGESAMDAGNMIKPLLARGELRLVGATTLDEYRKYIEKDAALERRFQQVFVGEPSVEDSIGILRGLKERYEVHHGVRITDSALVAAATLSDRYITSRFLPDKAIDLVDEAASRLRMEIDSSPQEIDALERIVRRLEIEEVALEKETDAASKDRLETLRKELADERETLAELKARWTNEKQAIDEVRQAKEELEKLRGESEIAERDGDYAKVAELRYGRIPELEKQVAEAEGNLAESGGDAMLTEEVTPDTIAEVVSSWTGIPAGKMMQGETEKLLNMETVLGGRVVGQTAAVQAVSDAVRRTRAGVADPNRPTGSFLFLGPTGVGKTELAKTLAEFLFDDERAMVRIDMSEYGEKHSVARLVGAPPGYVGYDAGGQLTEAVRRRPYTVVLFDEIEKAHADVFDVLLQVLDEGRLTDGQGRTVDFRNTIIILTSNLGAGGTEESMMAAVKAAFKPEFINRLDDVVIFQPLSEEELAGIVHIQLRQLADRLKARRLTLDVDEAATNWLAARGYDPAYGARPLRRLIQQAIGDQLAKKLLAGQIVDGAQVHVTYHDGDDTLTVS comes from the coding sequence CCACAATTCGACCGAGATGGGTTAAATACGCTCACTGCTGCGCAAGAATTAGCCGGCGAACTCGGCGACGACTACGTCTCCACTGAGGTGCTGCTCGCCGCACTAGCCCGGGGTGATCACGACGCAGGCAAACTGCTCTCTGAAGCTGGAGCGACCTATGATGCGATTCGGGCAGCCTTTGCCACTGTCCGTGGTTCGAAGCGGGTGACCACTGAAGATCCGGAAGGCCAATTCCAAGCGCTGGAAAAGTATTCCACCGATCTCACCGCCCGTGCCCGGGAAGGCAAACTCGATCCAGTCATCGGCCGTGACGAAGAGATTCGTCGCGTCGTCCAGGTGCTCAGCCGCCGCACGAAAAACAATCCGGTGTTAATCGGTGAACCCGGTGTCGGGAAAACCGCCATTGTGGAAGGGCTTGCCCGCCGTATTGTCGCCGGTGACGTGCCAGAATCGCTGCGCGGAAAAACCCTGATCAGTCTGGATTTAGGGTCGATGGTCGCCGGGGCGAAATATCGCGGCGAGTTTGAGGAGCGCTTGAAGGCTGTCCTCGACGAGATTAAGGAAGCCGACGGACAGATCATCACTTTCATCGATGAGATCCACACCATTGTTGGGGCGGGTGCCACCGGTGAATCGGCGATGGATGCCGGCAATATGATCAAACCGCTACTTGCCCGCGGTGAGCTGCGGCTCGTCGGTGCTACCACGTTGGATGAATACCGCAAATACATTGAAAAAGATGCCGCCCTTGAGCGGCGGTTCCAGCAAGTGTTTGTCGGTGAACCCAGTGTGGAAGATTCCATCGGTATTCTGCGCGGTTTGAAAGAACGCTACGAGGTACACCACGGAGTGCGGATCACCGACTCGGCTCTGGTTGCGGCAGCAACCCTCTCCGATCGGTATATCACCTCCCGGTTCTTGCCCGATAAGGCAATCGACTTGGTCGATGAGGCAGCTTCCCGCCTGCGGATGGAGATCGACTCCTCCCCGCAAGAGATCGATGCACTTGAGCGCATTGTGCGCCGCCTCGAGATCGAGGAAGTGGCGTTGGAGAAGGAAACCGATGCTGCGTCGAAAGATCGGCTAGAAACCCTCCGCAAGGAACTTGCCGACGAGCGGGAAACCCTCGCCGAGTTGAAAGCCCGCTGGACAAATGAAAAGCAGGCTATCGACGAAGTGCGGCAAGCCAAGGAAGAACTCGAGAAGCTGCGGGGCGAGTCGGAGATCGCCGAACGTGACGGTGACTATGCCAAAGTCGCCGAGCTGCGCTACGGACGTATCCCGGAATTGGAAAAACAGGTTGCGGAAGCTGAAGGTAACCTCGCCGAATCCGGCGGTGATGCCATGCTCACCGAGGAAGTCACCCCCGACACGATCGCGGAAGTGGTCTCCTCGTGGACTGGGATTCCGGCTGGCAAAATGATGCAGGGTGAAACCGAGAAACTCCTCAACATGGAAACTGTGCTCGGTGGACGGGTAGTCGGCCAGACTGCCGCGGTGCAAGCTGTCTCTGACGCGGTGCGCCGCACCCGGGCAGGGGTTGCCGACCCGAATCGACCAACCGGCTCCTTCCTCTTCTTAGGTCCTACCGGTGTCGGTAAAACCGAGCTGGCAAAAACCTTGGCCGAATTCCTCTTCGACGATGAACGAGCCATGGTGCGCATCGACATGAGCGAATACGGGGAGAAACACTCCGTTGCCCGGCTGGTTGGTGCCCCTCCCGGATATGTTGGCTACGATGCGGGCGGACAGCTCACCGAAGCAGTACGTCGCCGCCCTTACACGGTGGTGCTCTTCGACGAAATTGAAAAAGCCCACGCCGACGTTTTCGATGTGCTGCTGCAAGTCTTGGACGAAGGACGCCTCACCGACGGGCAAGGTCGCACCGTCGACTTTAGGAACACCATCATCATCCTCACCTCAAACCTGGGGGCTGGTGGTACCGAAGAGTCGATGATGGCCGCGGTGAAAGCTGCGTTCAAACCGGAATTTATCAACCGGCTCGATGATGTGGTGATCTTCCAGCCACTCAGTGAGGAAGAACTCGCCGGTATCGTCCATATTCAGCTGCGCCAGTTGGCTGACCGTTTGAAGGCTCGCCGGCTCACGCTGGATGTTGACGAAGCTGCAACCAACTGGTTGGCTGCCCGCGGCTACGATCCTGCCTATGGGGCGCGCCCGCTGCGTCGCCTTATTCAACAGGCAATCGGTGATCAGCTGGCTAAGAAACTCCTCGCCGGACAGATCGTGGACGGGGCACAAGTGCACGTCACCTATCACGACGGCGATGACACCCTCACGGTGAGCTAA
- a CDS encoding DUF3824 domain-containing protein, with product MTNNYPPQPTPEEPRHSWEDAVAGNPQNSYSNPQDNNGYPQQPAGYPQQPGMYPAMPLPEGYRPTSVTAAGVPVVQGNGRIAVLASLKVAFSQLFRNFLPWFLGLLATGAFLVGLSILVGIITGFAIATAGTSFDPENPQMPLPMVLVVVLVSTAMGALLMVFTTNGAIKTAAGENLTFGGFFTNPFGIGRGYLASFLLMLPMGFVQVIMELDSNNPVLLGSFSLATMATIFIAPLLYSWIPALLDSDQSLGQTLALSIELGKRNYGAWLAIVGLQILLSIGIVLTLGLGGFILYPVTYILIALAYRQAVGGTHELLPTR from the coding sequence ATGACGAATAACTATCCACCCCAACCAACCCCGGAAGAGCCACGTCACTCCTGGGAGGACGCGGTAGCAGGCAATCCACAGAACAGTTACAGCAATCCACAGGACAACAACGGCTACCCGCAACAGCCGGCTGGCTATCCGCAGCAACCGGGCATGTATCCTGCAATGCCCCTGCCGGAGGGTTACCGCCCAACCAGTGTCACTGCGGCTGGTGTTCCGGTTGTGCAAGGCAATGGCCGCATCGCAGTCCTTGCCTCGTTGAAGGTGGCTTTCAGTCAGCTGTTTCGGAACTTCCTCCCCTGGTTTTTAGGTTTGCTGGCCACCGGCGCCTTCCTGGTAGGGCTCAGTATTTTGGTGGGAATCATCACTGGTTTTGCCATCGCTACTGCAGGGACATCATTCGACCCTGAAAATCCGCAGATGCCACTGCCAATGGTATTAGTGGTGGTATTAGTCTCGACGGCCATGGGAGCACTGCTCATGGTGTTTACCACCAACGGGGCGATCAAAACCGCAGCCGGAGAAAATCTCACCTTTGGCGGATTCTTCACCAACCCGTTCGGGATAGGTCGTGGCTATTTGGCAAGTTTTCTGTTGATGCTTCCGATGGGGTTCGTACAGGTGATTATGGAGTTAGATTCCAACAATCCCGTATTGCTCGGCAGTTTTTCTCTCGCCACGATGGCAACAATATTCATCGCACCACTGCTGTATTCCTGGATTCCAGCACTGCTCGACTCTGATCAGTCCCTCGGTCAAACCCTGGCGCTGTCCATCGAACTCGGCAAACGCAACTATGGTGCATGGCTGGCCATCGTCGGTCTCCAGATCCTGTTGTCCATCGGAATCGTGCTCACCTTAGGGCTCGGCGGATTCATTCTTTACCCGGTAACCTACATTCTCATCGCCTTGGCCTATCGTCAGGCAGTCGGCGGCACCCATGAGCTGCTGCCGACTCGGTAA